From a region of the Brevibacterium siliguriense genome:
- a CDS encoding DUF202 domain-containing protein has product MPTRSPRPQPHDDPALQPERTVQSWLRTSLTLTVVSLVFMRYINVFQGWSVAIFVVCLGMAIVAIAMQVRRYRLGSASIRIERGRPTPWAVIFLTTSVCLIAVLSIASVIKISLL; this is encoded by the coding sequence ATGCCGACCCGCTCACCGCGACCGCAGCCGCATGACGATCCGGCTCTGCAGCCGGAACGCACGGTCCAATCATGGCTGCGCACGAGCCTGACACTGACGGTCGTCAGCCTCGTCTTCATGCGCTACATCAACGTCTTCCAAGGCTGGTCAGTGGCGATCTTCGTCGTCTGCCTGGGCATGGCCATCGTCGCCATCGCCATGCAGGTCAGACGCTACCGGCTCGGTTCGGCCTCGATCCGAATCGAACGCGGCCGCCCGACCCCGTGGGCCGTCATCTTCCTCACCACCTCAGTGTGTCTCATCGCGGTGCTGAGCATCGCCTCGGTCATCAAGATCAGCCTGCTCTGA
- a CDS encoding peptide chain release factor 3: MTSGQYSDKDIRHEASRRRTFAVISHPDAGKSTTTEALALHARAIGQAGATHGKAGRRATVSDWMQMEQDRGISISSAALQFEYRDAVFNLVDTPGHADFSEDTYRVLSAVDCAVMLIDAAKGLEAQTMKLFEVCAHRNIPIITVVNKWDRPGLDALELMDEVQQRTGLLPTPITWPVGQSGDFRGVLDRTSGEYTKYTRTDGGATIAGEDTYSAEAAADLEGDAWTTAVDESDLLEMEDQNYDQETFLAGKSTPVMFASAVLNFGIHKLLDLLVDLAPPAEARLDKDDQPRPVDDPFSGFVFKVQAGMDSNHRDRLAYIRVCSGVFERGTVLTHTSTGKPFATKYAQQVFGRDRDVVDEAFPGDVVGLVNASALRVGDSLYLDKKVEFPGIPTFSPEHFMVIRAKDSSKYKQFRRGIEQLDHEGVIQVLRSDLRGDQAPVLGAVGPMQFEVAEDRMTHEFNAPCTLERLNFSLARRTTPECVPTLARERSVEVLHRSDGELLALFSDRWRLQGVQKNHPDLVLEPLVVS; encoded by the coding sequence GTGACTTCTGGCCAGTATTCCGACAAGGACATCCGACACGAGGCGTCCCGCCGCCGCACGTTCGCTGTCATCTCGCACCCCGACGCGGGAAAATCGACGACCACCGAGGCGCTTGCCCTCCACGCTCGCGCCATCGGCCAGGCAGGAGCCACCCATGGCAAGGCCGGTCGCCGCGCCACAGTCTCCGACTGGATGCAGATGGAGCAGGACCGCGGAATCTCGATCTCCTCGGCCGCGCTGCAGTTCGAGTACCGCGACGCCGTGTTCAACCTCGTCGATACTCCCGGCCACGCCGACTTCTCCGAAGACACCTACCGAGTGCTCTCCGCCGTCGACTGCGCCGTCATGCTCATCGACGCCGCCAAGGGCCTCGAAGCACAGACGATGAAGCTCTTCGAAGTCTGTGCCCACCGCAACATTCCGATCATCACTGTCGTCAACAAGTGGGACCGTCCCGGCCTCGACGCGCTCGAACTCATGGACGAGGTCCAGCAGCGCACCGGTCTCCTGCCCACACCGATCACCTGGCCCGTCGGCCAGTCAGGAGATTTCCGGGGAGTCCTCGACCGCACCAGCGGCGAGTACACGAAGTACACGCGCACCGACGGCGGCGCCACGATCGCCGGTGAGGACACGTATTCCGCCGAGGCGGCCGCCGACCTCGAAGGTGATGCATGGACGACCGCTGTCGATGAATCCGATCTGCTGGAGATGGAAGACCAGAACTACGATCAGGAGACCTTCCTCGCCGGGAAGTCGACCCCGGTGATGTTCGCCTCGGCCGTGCTCAACTTCGGCATCCACAAACTCCTCGACCTCCTCGTCGACCTTGCACCGCCGGCCGAAGCCCGCCTGGACAAGGACGATCAGCCCCGCCCCGTCGATGATCCCTTCTCCGGATTCGTGTTCAAGGTGCAGGCCGGAATGGACTCCAACCACCGCGACCGTCTCGCCTATATCCGAGTCTGTTCGGGAGTCTTCGAACGCGGAACCGTGCTCACTCATACCAGCACTGGCAAACCCTTCGCCACGAAGTACGCTCAGCAGGTCTTCGGTCGCGACCGAGACGTCGTCGACGAAGCGTTCCCCGGCGATGTCGTCGGACTGGTCAACGCCTCCGCGCTGCGCGTCGGTGACTCCCTCTACCTCGACAAGAAGGTCGAGTTCCCCGGCATCCCGACGTTCTCGCCCGAACACTTCATGGTCATCCGCGCCAAGGACTCCTCGAAGTACAAGCAGTTCCGTCGCGGCATCGAACAGCTCGACCACGAAGGCGTCATCCAGGTGCTGCGCTCCGACCTGCGCGGCGATCAGGCACCCGTGCTCGGTGCCGTCGGACCGATGCAGTTCGAAGTGGCCGAAGACCGGATGACCCACGAATTCAACGCTCCCTGTACCCTGGAGCGCCTGAACTTCTCCCTCGCCCGACGCACCACCCCCGAATGCGTGCCGACCCTGGCCCGGGAGCGCTCGGTCGAGGTCCTCCACCGTTCCGACGGAGAGCTGCTGGCTCTGTTCTCCGACCGGTGGCGGCTGCAGGGCGTGCAGAAGAACCACCCCGACCTGGTCCTCGAACCTCTGGTCGTCAGCTGA
- a CDS encoding Nramp family divalent metal transporter, with amino-acid sequence MSEQPNGSSSGNASDPEAVSGVEEASGPAKWKVIGPGLVVAATGVGAADMVATLVAGSQFGYGLLWAVIVGVILKIVLVEGAGRFSLATGKTIFEGWRSLGRWTTWYFGPYIIIWGFVYGATAMSSAALPLAALFPGVSLTVWSVLMGLAGFVMVWFGKYGIFEKITAALVGIMFITVVGLAIIALPNIPDMLTGLIPIIPEGGVIYTLALAGGVGGTITLAAYGYWLREKGWHTPKWMRVMRIDNSMAYVMTGIFVIAMLIVGAEVVRAAGVSISAEDKGLLDLADVLKARYGEVVGIGFLVGFWAASFSSIIGVWNGVSLMFADFWGHMRKKPGGHPDTLTGGKYFKFYVLWLTFPPMLLFILGKPIGLILAYGVLGSLFMPFLAITLLGLLNGKKIPKEWANKLHTNIALAITALLFIILGLQQLYSALAPLWGSGE; translated from the coding sequence ATGAGTGAGCAGCCGAACGGTTCGAGTTCCGGAAACGCGAGCGACCCCGAGGCCGTATCCGGAGTCGAAGAGGCTTCGGGTCCCGCCAAATGGAAGGTCATCGGTCCCGGTCTCGTCGTTGCGGCCACCGGTGTCGGTGCTGCCGATATGGTGGCAACCCTTGTGGCCGGCAGTCAGTTCGGCTATGGACTGCTGTGGGCGGTGATCGTCGGCGTCATCCTCAAGATCGTCCTCGTCGAAGGTGCCGGCAGGTTCAGCCTCGCTACGGGCAAGACGATCTTCGAAGGCTGGCGTTCTCTCGGCCGCTGGACCACGTGGTACTTCGGCCCCTACATCATCATCTGGGGCTTCGTCTACGGAGCCACGGCGATGAGCTCGGCGGCACTGCCGCTGGCAGCGCTGTTCCCCGGGGTCAGCCTCACCGTGTGGTCGGTGCTCATGGGACTGGCCGGATTCGTCATGGTGTGGTTCGGCAAGTACGGAATCTTCGAGAAGATCACTGCCGCGCTCGTCGGCATCATGTTCATCACCGTCGTGGGTCTGGCGATCATCGCCCTCCCGAACATCCCCGACATGCTCACCGGGCTGATCCCGATCATCCCCGAAGGCGGAGTGATCTACACGCTTGCGCTCGCCGGCGGCGTCGGCGGCACGATCACCTTGGCCGCATACGGCTACTGGCTGCGGGAGAAGGGCTGGCACACTCCGAAGTGGATGCGGGTGATGCGCATCGACAACTCGATGGCCTACGTCATGACCGGCATTTTCGTCATCGCTATGCTCATCGTCGGCGCCGAGGTCGTTCGCGCCGCCGGAGTCTCCATCTCCGCCGAAGACAAGGGACTGCTCGACCTCGCCGACGTTCTCAAGGCCCGCTACGGCGAGGTCGTGGGCATCGGATTCCTCGTCGGATTCTGGGCGGCTTCGTTCTCCTCGATCATCGGCGTCTGGAACGGAGTGTCCTTGATGTTCGCCGACTTCTGGGGTCATATGCGCAAGAAGCCAGGCGGACACCCCGACACCCTGACCGGCGGCAAGTACTTCAAGTTCTACGTGCTGTGGCTGACGTTCCCTCCGATGCTGCTGTTCATCCTCGGCAAGCCGATCGGCCTCATCCTCGCCTACGGTGTGCTCGGTTCGCTGTTCATGCCGTTCCTCGCCATCACCCTCCTCGGTCTCCTCAACGGCAAGAAGATCCCGAAGGAATGGGCGAACAAGCTGCACACGAACATCGCCCTGGCGATCACTGCGCTGCTCTTCATCATCCTCGGTCTCCAGCAGCTCTACTCGGCGCTCGCGCCGCTGTGGGGCAGCGGGGAGTGA
- a CDS encoding AEC family transporter, translated as MLAVFEGFAVIAGVILVGFILGRSGVLGPHGQQVIAKLVFYAGTPTLLYVTVAETDLGLIFNTALFATGGSALIVGAALFVLTKWIRRRSTGEAMFSAWATSYVNIGNLGIPIAAYVLRDIGYVAPVLLFQLLVLAPIGMAVLDGTGKKQHDSHWYSAPLQVLKNPIVLGAAAGVAASATGFELPRFVFEPIDMIGATAVPGALLAFGISLKDGWGIPVKGSRAQLSYISGAKLIAQPVIAWAIGGPLLGYSGIDLFAIVVTSALPTAQNVYIYSMQYRQSEALMRDAVFITTVLSVPALVIIAALLG; from the coding sequence ATGCTGGCCGTATTCGAAGGTTTCGCCGTCATCGCCGGAGTCATTCTGGTCGGGTTCATCCTCGGCCGCTCCGGCGTTCTCGGACCCCACGGCCAGCAGGTCATCGCGAAGCTCGTCTTCTACGCCGGCACCCCAACCCTGCTCTATGTCACGGTCGCCGAGACCGACCTCGGGCTGATCTTCAACACCGCTCTCTTCGCCACCGGCGGTTCGGCGCTCATCGTCGGTGCCGCTCTCTTCGTCCTCACCAAATGGATCAGGCGGCGCAGCACCGGTGAAGCGATGTTCTCCGCGTGGGCGACCAGCTACGTCAACATCGGCAATCTCGGCATCCCGATCGCCGCGTACGTCCTCCGCGACATCGGCTACGTCGCCCCGGTCCTGCTCTTCCAACTCCTCGTCCTCGCTCCCATCGGCATGGCCGTGCTCGACGGCACCGGGAAGAAGCAGCATGATTCGCACTGGTATTCCGCGCCCCTCCAAGTGCTCAAGAACCCCATCGTCCTCGGTGCCGCAGCCGGAGTGGCCGCCTCGGCGACGGGCTTCGAACTGCCGCGGTTCGTCTTCGAACCTATCGACATGATCGGTGCGACCGCAGTCCCCGGTGCCCTGCTGGCCTTCGGCATCTCGCTCAAGGACGGGTGGGGAATCCCCGTCAAGGGCAGCCGCGCACAGCTGAGCTACATCTCCGGCGCCAAGCTCATCGCTCAACCGGTCATCGCCTGGGCGATCGGCGGTCCCCTGCTCGGCTATTCCGGAATCGACCTGTTCGCCATAGTCGTCACCTCCGCCCTGCCGACCGCGCAGAACGTCTACATCTATTCGATGCAGTATCGACAGTCGGAGGCGCTCATGCGCGATGCCGTCTTCATCACCACTGTGCTCTCCGTTCCGGCTCTCGTCATCATCGCCGCCCTGCTCGGCTGA
- a CDS encoding YidH family protein gives MSENNSSQESRSRIARRLFPDGVDPDPRFTLANERTFLSWIRTALAFIGGGIAVEAFTSEIFTPGLRATLSIVLMVIGFILAGGAAVRWHRIESAMRRKTSLPLPLIIPIVSLASALGAGLLVLVFAGLL, from the coding sequence GTGAGTGAGAACAATTCTTCGCAGGAATCCCGCAGCCGCATCGCCCGTCGGCTCTTTCCCGACGGCGTCGATCCCGATCCTCGCTTCACCTTGGCCAACGAGCGGACGTTCCTGTCCTGGATCCGCACCGCTCTGGCGTTCATCGGCGGCGGAATCGCCGTCGAGGCCTTCACCTCGGAGATATTCACGCCCGGCCTGCGGGCGACCCTGTCGATCGTCCTCATGGTCATCGGCTTCATCCTCGCCGGCGGCGCCGCCGTCCGCTGGCATCGCATCGAATCGGCGATGCGACGCAAGACCTCGCTGCCGCTGCCGCTCATCATTCCTATCGTCAGCCTCGCCTCGGCGCTGGGTGCAGGTCTGCTCGTCCTGGTGTTCGCCGGCCTGTTGTGA
- the hrpA gene encoding ATP-dependent RNA helicase HrpA yields MSDQNPTPSTTPSDQNPQRPPRRRKSGRGRTQQRRANTAAQHQQRSARLKEARAAHPVTVSYPEDLPVTGAKDEITEAIRDNQVVIIAGETGSGKTTQLPKICLDLGLGVDGLIGHTQPRRIAARTVAERIADELDEELGSTIGYQVRFTAQVADSTRVKVMTDGILLSELSRDKLLRDYEVIIIDEAHERSLNIDFLLGYLKEVLDRRPDLKVIITSATIDPESFSAHFDDAPIISVEGRTFPVEVRYRPLGDDPADDDVDGPGESGNYETGVEEQTDGIISAVDELAAEDPGDILVFLSGEREIRDTADALTDHLRRRPRMSNWEVVPLFARLSAGEQQKVFQAHSRPRIVLATNVAETSLTVPGIKYVIDVGTARISRYSNRTRVQRLPIERISQASANQRKGRSGRTSDGICIRLYSEDDFDSRPEFTDPEILRTNLASVILQMASLGFASSDQEILDFPFLTPPEARAVRDGRTMLTELGALNSDSAGRIHVTEIGRKLTVLPIDPRLARMVIAGAEAGCGGEVIVIVAALSIQDPRERPAEVRAAADEKHARFTHKGSDFLSYLNLWNYLQSLQADMGSSKFRRRCKEEFLNFVRIREWQDLVGQLRSLLGSAGIRIEKSVWQPTDDGDAAESCHGAGSGKANTVVTGDVSERGQAGRGGRGREGQNARGAQNTGSRNAQGGHGANGKIGFAELSAAKRSAKKQGAAGPAGDTGKQVAAAKLDPHAAAIHRSLLTGLLTMIGSRSERHKDYQGARGTRFAIFPGSGLFKVNPDFVMAAELVETSRLWARTVAAIDPDWVVEAAGDLVTRQHSDPHWSTKAGASMVYEKISLYGVTLVSDRRVGYGTIDAEAARDAFIRKGLIEGDWHERFGFLEHNAAVIDEAEELASRTRNRRVLDQDDALYEFFDERIPEGITSAADFRGWWKKQKRRDTHLLDLTTSVLLSDDSEELTASVASDFPMEWELTDGTRAKLRYSFDPGSTEDGVTVEIPAEAVPAVDADEFSWQVPGLREELVAAYIRSLPKNKRRYFVPAPDVAREILPALTPYQGSLPDVLAAYLSERAGGGGLNDLVPITVTADDFERSRIPAHLRLTFRVVDGKKTVGLGEDLTALTTKAKPQVRKARQKQSAFNPQTGLTSWSFGELGDPDQAPAGVVPGLADRSMSVDLVAFDTAAQARLATREAIITLLAQHTSEALKYLQDGLTTQEKLVLAGHQKTADELLVGLIRVGIRGLVTDRLGPAESSWVATADEFASLRKHVDAELPLTCSSLLPSLMKALTAATELDKLVSKASSLAVLSNLADVQAWSASRTSTAAIAAMTPQMLRELPRWVRAEVVRIGGMQDSPIRDKQLMDRVTGCGNDVLKKIGNRFPPLAKAEWSHLIVSLPAAWVEVVVMLEELRVSLFANSLGTAHPVSEKRIAKALAQL; encoded by the coding sequence ATGTCAGATCAGAACCCGACCCCGTCGACCACTCCCTCGGATCAGAATCCGCAGCGGCCGCCTCGGCGACGGAAGAGCGGACGCGGACGCACGCAGCAGCGGCGTGCGAACACCGCCGCCCAGCATCAGCAGCGAAGTGCCCGCCTCAAGGAGGCCCGCGCGGCCCATCCGGTGACCGTCTCCTACCCCGAAGATCTGCCGGTCACAGGGGCGAAGGACGAGATCACCGAGGCGATCCGGGACAACCAGGTCGTCATCATCGCCGGAGAGACGGGATCGGGTAAGACCACCCAGCTGCCGAAGATCTGCCTCGACCTCGGCCTCGGGGTCGACGGACTCATCGGCCACACCCAGCCTCGGCGAATAGCCGCTCGGACCGTCGCCGAGCGCATCGCGGACGAACTCGATGAAGAACTCGGCAGCACCATCGGCTACCAGGTGCGGTTCACCGCGCAGGTCGCCGACTCCACCCGGGTGAAGGTGATGACCGACGGCATCCTGCTGTCCGAGCTCTCGCGTGACAAACTGCTGCGAGACTACGAAGTCATCATCATCGACGAGGCGCACGAACGCAGCCTCAACATCGACTTCCTCCTCGGCTATCTCAAGGAAGTCCTCGACCGACGTCCCGATCTCAAGGTCATCATCACCTCGGCGACGATCGACCCCGAATCGTTCTCCGCTCACTTCGATGACGCTCCGATCATCTCCGTCGAAGGCCGCACCTTTCCCGTCGAGGTCCGTTACCGGCCGCTCGGGGATGATCCGGCCGATGACGATGTCGACGGGCCCGGCGAATCCGGGAACTACGAAACCGGAGTCGAGGAGCAGACCGATGGAATCATCTCAGCAGTCGACGAACTCGCCGCCGAAGACCCCGGTGACATCCTCGTCTTCCTCTCTGGCGAACGTGAGATCCGGGACACAGCCGACGCCCTGACCGACCATCTGCGCAGACGTCCGCGGATGAGCAATTGGGAGGTCGTTCCGCTGTTCGCCCGGCTCTCGGCGGGGGAGCAGCAGAAGGTCTTCCAAGCTCACTCACGACCCCGCATCGTCCTGGCCACGAACGTCGCCGAGACCTCGCTGACAGTGCCCGGGATCAAATACGTCATCGACGTCGGCACTGCCCGCATCTCCCGCTACTCCAACCGCACCCGGGTGCAGCGTCTGCCGATCGAGCGGATCTCCCAAGCCAGTGCGAACCAGCGCAAGGGCCGCTCCGGGCGCACCAGTGACGGCATCTGCATCCGCCTGTACTCGGAAGACGACTTCGACTCGCGTCCCGAATTCACCGATCCGGAGATTCTGCGAACGAACCTCGCCAGCGTCATCCTCCAAATGGCCTCACTGGGATTCGCCTCGAGCGATCAGGAGATCCTCGACTTCCCGTTCCTCACCCCTCCTGAAGCCAGGGCCGTCCGTGACGGACGCACGATGCTCACCGAACTTGGGGCGCTGAACAGCGATTCTGCAGGCAGGATCCACGTCACCGAGATCGGTCGGAAACTCACCGTGCTGCCGATCGACCCCCGCCTGGCCCGAATGGTCATCGCCGGTGCAGAGGCCGGCTGCGGGGGAGAGGTCATCGTCATCGTCGCCGCCCTGTCGATCCAGGACCCCCGGGAACGACCAGCCGAGGTCCGCGCCGCAGCCGATGAGAAGCACGCCCGTTTCACCCATAAGGGCAGCGACTTCCTGTCCTACCTCAACCTGTGGAACTACCTGCAGAGTCTGCAGGCGGACATGGGATCCTCGAAATTCCGGCGCCGCTGCAAGGAGGAGTTCCTCAACTTCGTGCGCATCCGCGAATGGCAGGACCTCGTCGGCCAGCTGCGCTCACTGCTCGGCTCCGCCGGAATCCGGATCGAGAAGTCCGTCTGGCAGCCGACCGACGACGGAGACGCGGCCGAGTCCTGCCACGGAGCGGGCTCCGGGAAGGCGAACACGGTCGTAACCGGCGATGTTTCCGAGCGTGGTCAAGCCGGTCGTGGCGGTCGTGGCCGTGAGGGTCAGAATGCTCGTGGCGCTCAGAATACTGGCAGTCGGAACGCTCAGGGCGGACACGGCGCGAACGGCAAGATCGGATTCGCCGAACTCAGCGCCGCCAAACGCAGTGCGAAGAAGCAGGGGGCGGCCGGCCCCGCAGGGGACACCGGGAAGCAGGTGGCCGCGGCCAAGCTCGATCCGCACGCCGCCGCGATCCATCGGTCTCTGCTGACCGGACTGCTGACGATGATCGGCTCACGTTCCGAGAGACACAAGGACTATCAGGGGGCCCGCGGCACCCGGTTCGCGATCTTCCCCGGATCCGGACTCTTCAAGGTCAATCCGGACTTCGTGATGGCCGCCGAGCTCGTCGAGACCTCCCGTTTATGGGCACGCACCGTGGCCGCGATCGATCCGGACTGGGTCGTCGAAGCCGCTGGTGACCTAGTCACCCGTCAACATTCGGATCCGCACTGGTCGACGAAGGCCGGCGCCTCGATGGTGTACGAGAAGATCTCCCTCTACGGGGTCACACTCGTCAGCGACCGCCGCGTCGGCTACGGCACCATCGACGCCGAGGCCGCCCGTGATGCGTTCATCCGCAAGGGGCTCATCGAGGGCGACTGGCACGAACGCTTCGGCTTCCTCGAACACAACGCGGCCGTCATCGACGAGGCCGAGGAACTGGCTTCGCGGACACGGAATCGTCGCGTGCTCGACCAAGACGATGCCCTCTACGAATTCTTCGACGAACGGATTCCGGAGGGGATCACCTCGGCGGCGGATTTCCGGGGATGGTGGAAGAAGCAGAAGCGACGGGACACGCACCTGCTCGACCTCACCACCTCGGTGCTGCTCAGCGACGACAGTGAGGAGCTGACCGCCTCGGTGGCCTCGGACTTCCCGATGGAATGGGAACTGACCGACGGTACGCGGGCGAAGCTGCGCTACTCCTTCGACCCCGGCAGCACCGAGGACGGGGTGACCGTGGAGATCCCCGCCGAGGCGGTGCCCGCGGTCGACGCGGACGAGTTCAGCTGGCAGGTCCCCGGGCTGCGCGAAGAACTCGTGGCCGCCTATATCCGCTCACTGCCGAAGAACAAACGCCGCTACTTCGTTCCCGCTCCCGACGTCGCCCGTGAGATCCTGCCCGCGCTCACCCCGTACCAGGGGAGCCTGCCGGACGTGCTCGCTGCGTATCTGAGCGAACGCGCCGGCGGGGGAGGGCTGAATGACCTCGTGCCGATCACGGTCACCGCCGATGACTTCGAACGGTCGCGGATTCCCGCCCACCTGCGGCTGACTTTCCGGGTCGTCGACGGGAAGAAGACCGTCGGCCTCGGCGAGGACCTGACCGCGCTGACGACGAAAGCCAAACCGCAAGTGCGCAAGGCCCGCCAGAAGCAGAGCGCATTCAACCCTCAGACCGGTCTGACGAGTTGGTCGTTCGGTGAACTGGGCGACCCAGATCAGGCTCCGGCTGGTGTCGTTCCGGGGCTTGCGGACCGGTCGATGTCGGTCGACCTCGTCGCCTTCGATACCGCAGCGCAAGCGCGACTGGCCACGCGAGAAGCGATCATCACACTGCTGGCACAGCACACCAGTGAGGCGCTGAAATACCTGCAGGACGGGCTGACCACCCAAGAGAAGCTCGTCCTCGCCGGTCACCAGAAGACCGCCGACGAACTGCTGGTCGGGCTGATTCGGGTCGGAATCCGAGGACTCGTCACCGACCGGCTGGGGCCGGCCGAATCGTCGTGGGTGGCCACCGCCGATGAGTTCGCCAGCCTGCGTAAGCACGTCGACGCCGAGCTGCCGCTGACGTGTTCGTCGCTGCTGCCGTCCCTGATGAAGGCGCTGACGGCGGCTACCGAGCTCGACAAACTCGTGTCGAAGGCATCCTCGTTGGCGGTCCTGTCCAACCTCGCCGATGTGCAGGCATGGAGCGCCTCCCGGACGAGTACCGCTGCCATTGCGGCGATGACTCCGCAGATGCTGCGCGAGCTGCCCCGGTGGGTGCGGGCCGAAGTCGTGCGCATCGGAGGGATGCAGGATTCACCGATCCGTGACAAACAGCTCATGGACCGAGTCACCGGCTGCGGCAATGATGTGCTGAAGAAGATCGGGAATCGTTTCCCGCCACTGGCGAAGGCCGAATGGTCGCATCTCATCGTGTCGCTGCCAGCCGCATGGGTAGAGGTCGTTGTGATGCTCGAGGAGCTGCGAGTCTCACTGTTCGCGAATTCGCTGGGCACCGCGCATCCGGTGTCCGAGAAGCGCATCGCGAAGGCTCTCGCTCAGCTCTGA
- a CDS encoding DinB family protein, producing the protein MSDDEMMKSVLRQSLHRGRKNLRWKLSGLDERSLRWPRTPTGFNLLGALKHMAQVEIVYFGDTFGRQWPNPGELVTNADIDLDPQADWCATESESTEYLFDLYTRVADFADEIIDSLSLDSPGRVPHWPDGRDETTLGGIMVDVLVELARHLGQFDIVREGIDGAAGLSEAAPNLPEDFDHDAYLERLRTIADRF; encoded by the coding sequence ATGAGCGACGATGAGATGATGAAGTCCGTTCTGCGGCAGTCCCTGCACCGGGGGCGGAAGAACCTGCGATGGAAGCTGTCCGGACTCGATGAGAGGTCCCTGAGATGGCCGCGCACCCCGACCGGATTCAACCTCCTCGGCGCACTCAAACATATGGCGCAGGTCGAGATCGTCTACTTCGGCGATACTTTCGGCCGACAATGGCCGAATCCGGGGGAGCTTGTCACCAACGCCGATATCGACCTCGACCCGCAGGCGGACTGGTGCGCGACCGAGTCCGAGTCAACCGAATATCTGTTCGACCTCTACACCCGCGTCGCTGACTTCGCCGACGAGATCATCGATTCGCTCAGCCTCGATTCGCCGGGACGCGTGCCGCACTGGCCCGACGGGCGCGACGAGACCACGCTGGGCGGCATCATGGTCGACGTCCTCGTCGAGCTCGCCAGGCACCTGGGGCAGTTCGACATCGTCCGAGAAGGCATCGACGGCGCCGCCGGACTCTCCGAGGCGGCTCCGAACCTGCCGGAGGACTTCGACCACGACGCGTATCTCGAACGGCTGCGAACCATCGCCGACCGATTCTGA
- a CDS encoding TIGR01906 family membrane protein, whose product MSRDEKNETEDLLSRRMSSGSASAAEKQSQAPLEAANDPSTDTEAFDPITDPIAEDAPKHSADAKPSTGPVRVTPAHSSNPHSQPATASTRAAEQNAAQKSAGTDSAAASSTSTDTGATREVPQDARTAVMSEADWAAVSKAATSTDVRDPEVPERRRSVLDVIGTIWIMLASPFVLLALAVRFVASGIFLKFEYFRPGFPADQFGFSAADREHYGTYVIDYLHNFDSRRYLADIVMPNGEPIFISDELSHMADVKGLISLLYLVALVGIIGSVLFGIYMCRKGGSGIHAGVRLGSIFSIVFMAAVAVVAVLGWDSFFRGFHKVFFADGTWEFYADDSLIRLFPPQFWVDAGIAGGGLFVLLAIVLFFWSFAGHKKRRALRKARRNAEEHS is encoded by the coding sequence GTGTCCAGAGACGAGAAGAACGAGACCGAAGACCTCCTGAGCAGGCGGATGAGTTCAGGGTCTGCCAGTGCTGCCGAAAAGCAGTCGCAGGCTCCTCTGGAGGCGGCCAATGATCCCTCGACCGACACCGAGGCATTCGATCCGATCACGGATCCCATCGCCGAGGATGCCCCCAAGCATTCCGCGGATGCGAAGCCCTCGACCGGCCCGGTGAGGGTGACTCCCGCCCATTCGTCGAATCCGCATTCTCAGCCCGCGACGGCGAGCACGCGTGCCGCCGAACAGAACGCCGCGCAGAAGTCCGCCGGCACGGATTCGGCTGCCGCATCGTCGACCTCGACAGATACCGGAGCCACCCGTGAGGTGCCGCAGGATGCGCGCACCGCGGTGATGAGCGAAGCAGACTGGGCGGCGGTGTCGAAGGCAGCGACGTCGACCGATGTCCGTGATCCCGAGGTGCCCGAGCGGCGCCGGTCGGTCCTCGATGTCATCGGAACGATCTGGATCATGCTCGCTTCACCATTCGTTCTGTTGGCTCTGGCGGTGCGCTTCGTCGCCTCAGGGATCTTCCTCAAATTCGAGTACTTCCGGCCCGGATTCCCGGCCGACCAGTTCGGTTTCAGTGCCGCCGACCGCGAGCACTACGGGACCTATGTCATCGACTACCTGCACAATTTCGATTCCCGGCGCTACCTCGCCGACATCGTCATGCCCAATGGAGAGCCGATCTTCATCTCCGATGAGCTCAGCCATATGGCCGACGTCAAGGGTCTGATCTCGCTGCTCTACCTTGTGGCGCTGGTGGGCATCATCGGGTCCGTGCTCTTCGGGATCTACATGTGCCGCAAGGGCGGTTCGGGCATCCACGCCGGCGTGCGCCTGGGCTCGATCTTCAGCATCGTCTTCATGGCCGCTGTCGCCGTTGTCGCCGTGCTCGGCTGGGACAGCTTCTTCCGCGGATTCCACAAGGTGTTCTTCGCCGATGGGACCTGGGAGTTCTACGCCGATGATTCGCTCATCCGCCTCTTCCCGCCACAGTTCTGGGTCGATGCGGGCATCGCCGGCGGCGGACTGTTCGTACTCCTGGCAATCGTCCTCTTCTTCTGGAGCTTCGCCGGTCATAAGAAGCGCCGGGCGCTGCGCAAGGCGCGCAGGAACGCCGAAGAACACTCCTGA